The window cagaaatagaaatagaaatttatacttatttatggttcaagaaacgacccaggcgaaacaagttcaacttgtttctccgtttctggaaacgacttgtggccattttttcactggttattatcgacttctaaaaacatgacttatcaaacaccttcaattccgtttctgtttctagaaacggaaattcatgtttctgccgtttcttgaaacagaaacagcagaaacgttatcaaacgggccctaggatATTCCAAGGTGGCTCTATCAACACATAATTAAAAGGTTCCACATCATGCCACATAGTCTAATACAAATGAAATTTTCCACTTGGCAAATCCAAGGCGGATGGACCCTACATATCAATATGATTGAAAAGGTACCAGATCATCCTCCAATAGACACGAATTGGGAGACATTGTGCAAACACCTTTCTGCACCCCAAATATTTAGGGACTATCTGAGCCTAATGACTCAGATTAACAGTTGTGGGTGAATCAATTgctgaaaagagaatgaagcCTAGGTGTTTTGGTAtaaattttttccccttccatTTTTTGCATAAACCAACATATAAGAAGCAGCGTACCCATTTCATGGGAGGTTCTGAGGGGTGAACTTGATGGATCAAATTCAATCACTGCAGATAGAATGCAGGCACAAGAAAAATTGTCAACACTATGAACTCTGAAACCCAGTCTTCAGGTCCGATGCATCACCCGTTTCTTTGGACTATGCTGTTCTCAATCAGATATTCAACGAACTCATCGATCAGGTAGGGCCAAGCACCTTCTGCATCATAGTTTGATAGGGCATGGTCCACCGTCTGCAGAAACCAAGACATGGCAAACATAATTACgcattttattaaaaaacacAAACATTAATTACTCACTTAGCATAAGCATCCATCAGAAAGTTATTCTAGAGTTGTGAACATGCAATACACGATTATGAATCTTTTTTTCCGATGAAATACACGATTATGAAtctttttttcccatgaaatACACGATAGTAAATTTGTGATTATTCCACGCAAAAGCAGTGTGTGACACTTCCATGAGTCCCATGAACCCCCTCACTGTGCATATCTGATATCTAAGCTTGTAATTTGCCgatggaatttttatttatttttaattactaTTTCAACTTTCCTTCCCCTATATCAAACTTCCCAAAGGGTCAGCTTTCCTTTTCTTATCCGCCCCCCTACTATCATTTCTTAAAAGGGAGATGGTTCTATGAGCAAGCGAGGTAGCCTACGCCCCTCACAgaaatttttctatttatttttcctctcaaagaattaataaatttatatatatatctatatatatatataaaaaaaaaatatatatatatatatatatataaataaaaaaaaatgtgagtaGGCATAGGCTACACGGCTTGCCTAGAGAGACTTTACCCTTCTCAAAATAAGCAGTTCTTATAAAACCAAACCACAAAGTACACTGCCCCAGTCCAAACTTACAGCCTAGCACAAAGGGCTACATAGTTGCATCTCACTTTACACCCAAAATTGGTGCGCAGATAAGATCCGGCTTCTCTCCATAGAGCCGAGGGAATAGGGAGCCATCCCATGACTGGGAGGACCCGGGCATGCGTCCCTAGGTCAACCCAGCCGTGGGATGGCTCCCTGTTccctgggctctatggagaggaatcctatccgaTAAGaccttttcaaaaaaaaaaaaaaaaaaaaatcggtttTTTCAAGATCATCTGAGGACATAATAAGCTTACAAATTTTATGATTgtacctttcctttttttcacctgatgagaatccaaaaaattccATCAGTTTGCTCTCTCAGATCCTAATcttgaaataactaaaaatctcTCAAAATTGAACTTGATCAAGTTCTAAATTCACAGAGTTTGGCAACAGTAGTTCCCAAGTGATTAGCAccaaaccccccacccccccaaaaaaaatccaaccatcAATTTCCAAGCCAAAAAAGCTAGCAAAATACAAGGGTCCTATGCAAAGTTGGTCATATAGTTGAGTTGGATCACCACATTTGATGTAGTTgatctatatgacacttcatCTATCTGCTAGTTCAGGTTTGGCCAGGCCATCTCTCCACATGGCTTAAAACCATGCATCCATCGTGCTAAACTAGCAGAACtgctgggatttttttttttttttgaacaaagcACTACATCAATTAAAACTCGAGAAAGCAAGTAGAAAATCCAATTTTCAATTAGGTGCCTTCCAAATTAATATTCTTCACATATTTAATGCATGTACCTATGGTCAAGCGTGGGTTTTCTGAATCATATGATGCAGTGAAAGTGGTACCTTGTACAAAAAATGAGAAGACTCTGCATGAGTATACATGTTTATGCATACCTACCTTTACAAATTCCAATAGCTGAGACCACGTGTCACTTGGGATTGCTTTGTTGTGTCGAACCTATATTGcaggcattaaaaaaaaaaaaaaaagcaattatAGGTACTTATCTAACACATACACAGAATAATAAATGCTAAGATTTAAACGGAAATCAAAACCAGAAAGAATTGGATTATCAGTTGAACCaaagccctctctctctctctgtctcacgGAGTAAATTTTATTAGAGGGGAAGAAAATATCTCAACAATGTAGTCAAAATTATCAGTTTAGTGAGAAGTCATTTATGTACCCACTATTTAGATGGACCCTAGTATCTTCCCACCAAAATTCAAGAAACATCCAAAAACATTAATCAAAACAAATATCCATTAAGGAAACATTAAATTATCAAATGGACCAAGATTAGAGATGGAAGGTCTTTAGTCATGCTACCTGTAAGAAATGGCACCAGTGATCAACCAATGGCCACTGCTTTTCAGCAAATAGTAACTGCCACATCCCAATTGCTGTATCCAATGCAAGAGACTTCTGGCCCTGAATTTATCAACCAATATCAGAATCCAATTTAAGAATAAACTTGTAATTTATCAAAATTaagacagaagaaaagaaactaatattCTTCCTTAAttggaaaaaatagaaacaagataTGTAAGTTTCTCATCTTACTAGGCCATCGACTAACTAAAACATTCAttcatgaaatggaaaatatgaCAAATTAAAATACATTAAAGAAAATGGACTAGcaagatttaaaagaaaaaattatctcatgaagaagacaagacGACCAACACCAACTAGTGGAGGCTTTTGCAACACTAGCTTTTGACAAGGTATCGATTAAAGATAATTCAACCATTACAGATCTTATATGGCCCTCGACAATCTACAGGCCTCTATATATGAAATTGCATGCCCACATTCTAACTTGCAAAAAGATATTCAATCTTCCTATCAGTAACacagaaaaaatagaaattttgtaTTCAAAGTAAAAAATCCTGCCTGACACCAAATGTTAAATTAAAGTCTAATACTAACCCTCATAAAGAACTAAGACCAAGTATGTAAATTGTGAATTTTCACGCATCATAACCATATCATGTGAGTTTGATCCAAATTTAATGCCAAATACCATATATACAAATCTGCAACACAACAACCATGAGGAAGAAGCTTACTCAATGAAtattaaacaagaaaaaagtGCTAACTTGTTATTCTCCACAAAGCGGTGCCCCCTTCAGGAGGGAGTGGGGAATAGATGGATGATGACAAGAAAGAAGAGTAGAATGAAGTATTCTCAAATACAGGTAATATGGTGCAACAATCCAGAAAGTACCAAACTTTTCCCCATGTTTTGAAAACATTGACATCCCCACCAAGAAATAGGAAGAGTTAACCAGAAAGAAGCATCAAGGAATATCATAAGTCCTTGCATCCCGTACACATCAAACTTGAGATTGACAAATGgtttaaagaaacaaaaacaaaagcatGGTGGAAAAGTGGAAAACCAGCTGAGTGCATTCATGATATTCAATATATAATCAGAGATggttcagaaaaaataaaataaaataaaaatcaacagAAATAGCTGGCTGATGCCAATATGCCTTATTGCATCTGATAATATTTCTTGGCTTACCAGGAAATCTGGAATGCAAAATTCAACTCTCACTATTTCATTGATGTATCTGTACTAAAAGAATTTTTTGCCCAAAAAATTCAGAGACCAAAtatcaagaagaaaagaagctgAATTCAACAGACACTAAGTCTCCTGTATGGTACTAACTATGACAATTTAAGTCAAATAAAATGAGAGATATAGCAACATCTTACAGTTATCCAGGTATACAAAAAGAAGTTTCCAAATATTAATAATACCTTCTCTTTAGCCCAGCCAAAAGCAAAGTTGTATATCTCATGGAACTTTTCTGGAAAAGCAAAGGAAGCACAAGACATCAATCAGTTACTAAACAAACTTCCACCACTATGTCctttttagtaaatatatcacACCATtaaattatcaaaaataaataaataaaaaaaatccaccaaTTACCCCAGTATGTTGATCCAATATTTTTCTTCCCACCCACCTTGGGCACTTGCCAGTTTTTCATAAGGAATCGCAAGAATATAAGTTTTATTCTATCTAAAAATCACAACAGACTCCTTTACGATCTAAGAGACATTACATACAAAAAATTCTTTAAGATTGAAGAGTTTGTGCATCCTGGAATGATGTGAACATACGTTCATCTTTTAGTTCAGAATGCATATATTGTATCCTTTCACGAAGCTTCTCAAGTGAATCTACCCTGCCATCAGAATATTTGATCTTAGTGAGTTCAGCAGTTCAGCCAATACAGTGCCTTTAGTTCTTGTAAGAATCAacaattacatatatatatatatatatatatttagagaaacccagtgcacaaggctcctgctactgcagggtctaggaggggcaagtgtatatatatacatataataaaatagaacaacattaattaactaatactCACCCCAGTGATTGCAATCCACCTATAAACTCCTGCTTGGAAAATTCACACATTGTTGCAGCCTTCATATGCCAGGACAAAACCAACTGCGGTGAAGGCAAAATTCCAAATGTTATCAAAAACCTTCAGCCCAGAGACAAGtcatcatcattttcttttttctttattttttttaaataaatacaGAATTTACCAGAAAGCAAGAAATATAAGAAAACTATCATGCACATGCCAACAATGCTTGAATTTCCAGTAATTTAATACACCCCTTCTAACTAATAAAGAAACAGTTACTGCTAGCGATTGTTGAACTCTGAATACTGGCAATACATTAGTCAATGTAATGTAGTCCATAATTTCATATCATtctaaacaataaaaaatgaagtcAATTTGCATAAGCCTAACAAAACACACTGACTTGTTTTCCCTTACTAGTTTCTACGATGAGGGAGCATCACGAGGCACGAAAATGTTTCTCATCAAGCCCATTCATGTGTTGTCTTGCATCGATAATTTTCTGATTGACTTGAATCACATTATGGATCATTTCCGGTTGCTTTTCTTTGGAGCTATTTTTTAGAAGATCGAAacctcttcattttttttttcctttttgttgtttttatggatgaccattttttttaaataataaattttctttcaatataGATAATATGCTGCAGACATAGAGATGGAGAGCAGAATGGTAAGGCACTAATGCACTTGAGAAAGGTTAAGGCAGTAAGCCGCTTTATGTTGGGTATGAAAGCCGACCGCCTTAtgggattttaaaaaaaagatttgttttcaCAGCTGATTTATGAATATTCCAAAATAGACTTCATGATTGGCTGGTGCATAAATTTTGATGCACATGAGATACACTGGATTAAAAGCTAATGACTTAaaactctaccaaaaaaacacgATATTCTTTCAAAACCCAAATCGCTCCACAGCCAACGGTGAAGCACTCCAGCGGTCCCTCCTCCTTCGAATCTTCTTTAGCGGCCTCCGGCGAAGGTTCCTTCCCCTCTCTCCAAGTAtgttgtctattttttttttattttttttttctcatcttctttgtgagattttttctctcttcttccctatttcttcttctttcgtcTTCATCTGTTCATTAGTCTTACGACTCTCaagtcttaatttttttttacctacgGTGTGACCGTGAGAGTCGTAAGACTCTTACTAATGCAGTACAATCATTCCACACCCTTACCTTTATTCCCCTACTTTCTTCTTGCCCCATAATTCTTTTCTGGTTATTCGATTTCTCCTTCCTATACTTCCTCAGTTGTTTGGGATTTTTTGTATTTACTAGTTATACTTTGTCTTGAGTGGTAGGCTGGACAGAGGGAGAGGAGTTTAATCTCCCTCATTCCTGAACCTTTGGTCCTAAAAGTGAATGGAGTGTTCAAACAAAGGGGCAATTCTGGTAGTATAGTTTGGGGCCAAAACGCAGTTACTGTGAAAGAACCAGTTTCTTCAAACACAGCTGCTTCCTGTTCTTCCACCAGATCTGCCTTCCAGAAATTTATTCTGCAGATAGTGTCTTCTCTTTTGACTTATCGTGATAGTAACGCTATgtgtttctctttcctcttgcgTCAGTTGTGTATTTCTCATACCTAGCAGTTGAACATTATTGGGATTGATCAAAGTAGGGCCCTTACATATTAGTAATGAATACTTGTATATTTaaagtcttcttttctttatattaataattttatttcataattatgtatttatattatatgttaatatgttatgatcatcatgatgatgattgatgaatggtgattgatgattgatgaagatgaatatcttgcattggtatgaaatatgaacctttaatatttatttagcatatgagtagtaggattcaactaggatttgagtcaaatagaatggttttataaaacaattacacaggaacgctttagtcaataaagCGATGCCTTATACCTGTCTTATCGCTAAGATGCTctaaaagaccctcaaatgcctcggTCGCCTCActgccttaataactatgaacTTCACAAAGATACAAAATTTCACACCCACACCTATCCAGCAATCAAAAGTCCTACAAAGTGAGAGATTTCAGAAACTCCAATTATAGCCAAAAAATCCGTTCTTGAATTGCCCAATCTTGCTCTCCATTGGAAAGAGATAAATAAAGATCCTACCTAATCAAATGGAAGTACCTCCAGGGACCTGGATATTCTGAAAAGAAATCCAGCCAGACCTATCACACCCCCCagcccccacccccccccccccaaaaaaaaaaaaaaaaagtttgcgGATCATAGACCGGATTGGTCTCCAGACTTTCCATTGATCCCAAATACTGGTCGATCTGTCCAGCCTGGGTTACAACTTGCAAATAATACAAGATTATCCTCTTCCATGACCTGGATTCTTAAGAAACATCCAATCAAGATTTAAAGATCACCCTCCAGGGAGCAGAAGCATGGCTGTGAGTTAGCAGTTATGAGGAATTTCAAAAGGtttttatatatgtaatacacCCATCAATTAAGGCTGTTTTGAGTAAAGAAATATGAGTTTTTCTCACAAGTCTTGGTGCTGTTGAGTGATGCATACGGGATTAATATCCCAGACCTTActatttcttccttctcctGATCTGCTTTTAATAAGTGtgaattttctcttctcttgtgttcttattctaatttttttcttttcttctcggAATCTATCCATTGATTCTGCACCTTCTTTTTAGCTTTCCTATCTCCAGTAGGTTTGCTTTATAACTTTAAATCAGCACGTCAGATATAGATCATCTTTTGAAATGTTGCGTGAAAGGTAAGGTGTGTAATTACTGATACTGAATGGAATAAAATATGCAGAATTACTTCAATCAGCTAGAGGGATATAGGCAGCTATATGATGCAGCTCATAGATGAAGGAAATGGTCTGGTTCATCATCCAGCCAAATTTTGACCAAACCAGGCCACGAGATTGGGTTATTTTTACTTGTTTTATATGAGAGTTTTAGATAGAGAAGATATGTAGGAAGATAGCTCCAAAGGAGTTGttagtttcctaattttttggtttcctagatttagtttccaaatagaatatatttcttttttgagtaggaatattttcttatttctacAAGGTAACCTACTACaatgaaaacagagaaaatgaCATTGATATGATTTTTGTGAGTTGCTTGTGTGGTCTGTAGATCGATGGAGATTGGAGTGTTCCTgatccctctcttttcttcgTTTTCTTGATTATTTAAACTTTTCTTAGGTACGACCACATTCCCCTTTCTTTGTTCTTATTCGTTAAATGCCATTAAATCTTCTTCTCGCTTCTGTATTCTTTCCCTTTGAATTTAACCTGCCTACACTTACCCTGTCTCAGCAGTACTGTGAGACCTCCACAAGTTGGTTCGATTCCTGTTCATCCCTCCTCTGCTGCCCCTCGGCCTCGAGGGTATGTTTTCTACCAAAGAAGATTTCATTCCTAGGATGTTATGTCATAAAACTCTCATTATTGAGAGAACCCAGTATGGCATCACTTTACCAccagtcatgactcatgacttCAAAGTTCACCACTAGATTGCTAGTTGATGATTAGAATTAAATCTTGCTGGACTCAACAGGTCTGGGTGATGTAATTTAGTGCTTGAAGTATTAAATTGATTGGATCTCAGAAGAAGAGATCTCTGCCCTTACcatgaggttgaagacaacctcatcGAGATAAAGTAAGTCTTCAGTCTTcccccttttatttctcttcctttttttccctccccttctaTCTTTATTCACTTTTGTCCTTATTTTATTATCCCATCCAAGTTTGTCCCCTTACCTTTGATATTCTGGTTATTACAGTTCTGCCACTCCACTTTGTAAGCTTGCACTAAATTATGGAATTGCCACCGAagatttgatttgagttatttattattcttgtgggcccatagCGATCCCAAATGGGATATTCAAACCAGGGATTGCATCAATATGTAGAACTAGAATTGAAGTAAATGAAGAAACATGCTTGAATGATTAAAACCCTAGTGGTAATAGAAATAATCTTTGATCAAATAAATTAATTTGTAATCCAGTAACAGAAGCTCAATCCTGAGTGCTGTTACTGAAATCCCAAGTAACAGTGGATCTCCATTTAGCTATGGCTAAGTTTTCAACGAGATAGAGCCAAACAAACCATAGACAATGAAGATTCTTCACCCCATAGCATGCCAATTTGCATAAGCATAATAGTATTAACTCATTTTTTATCAACTTATgttgttttactttttctttgtGCAGTAACTCCACATTTAGTACATGAACTATATAGTTGTATGTTCTACCATTATTTTTCAGAGACTTAGCTAAGTGGGAAAacagttgggaaaaggcttagtCAAGTCGAGTTGAGCAACCTAAGTGGGTCAAATATTCCAGTTTAGATTTTCTATCgaatattttataatttctcttcaatttgtttcaacaaaaatatattttagtgATACTATAGATCAGAAGAAGAGCCGACCCCACTTGGGATAAgcctttgttgttgttgtatacatCAGAAGAAACTAAGAAAGTACTGATGCAATTAGAAATAAGCACATACCATGACAATATCTTGAGGATCCACCTGCCAAAACAAGGTAAACGAATTGGTCACTAACTtgtgaaaagaaaaacacaatGTTAGACTGACCACATAAAACcattcaagaaaacaaatacaaagaaGAATTTCTGCATAGAATAAGATCCAGCTGGAATACACAAACTATTTTAAAGTTTTAGCATTCAAAGAATCAAGGATACAATTCtatccaaaaattaagaatgtTACCTGCAGGTCATTGCAAAGAAGAGTGATGCCATCAACCAAAATCATGTCAGTGTATGGATCTGCACAAACTGATAGGATCAGGACGCAATCATGCAAGGTAACAAAAGCATTTTTGCAGCATAAAAATTCATGCAGTAATTGGAAAAACTCTACAAACAAGCTCTCAGAGCAAGCaaaaagaaacagaataaaGCCCCAAAATTAGATCATGTCGAAATTCCACATTTTAAAGGTAACTAAGTCATCAGAACTTCAAAACTGAATCAGCAGGGATGAGGGACCACAAtcttttcattaataaaaacaAAGAGTACGAAAGACTGACACAACAAAGTGCAACAAGAGAAGAGCCAGTGCCAATTGCAAACACATTAAACCCTATGCCCAGTCCATGCAGGAATGAACATGAACACAAACTCAAGTCCTTCAATATGTAAAATGGATGCAGGTCTCTAAGACTAATACAAGCAGCCAAAGACAAGCTTGAGTGGTATCAAATAGCCAAGGAATTATTGTAGGAGTTAATTTGGCCAGATTAGCTCCGTCCTCTACATTGATCCAGGAGGGTTGGCAACTTATGATTAGAAGTTTAGAAAGTTAGAACCTTTGTTGTAGAA is drawn from Macadamia integrifolia cultivar HAES 741 chromosome 7, SCU_Mint_v3, whole genome shotgun sequence and contains these coding sequences:
- the LOC122084373 gene encoding DCN1-like protein 2 isoform X1 codes for the protein MHKLSRGHRDKVQQFIAITGTSEKVALQALKASDWHLEGAFDIFYTQPQVKTVTDSRHLEELYNRYKDPYTDMILVDGITLLCNDLQVDPQDIVMLVLSWHMKAATMCEFSKQEFIGGLQSLGVDSLEKLRERIQYMHSELKDEQKFHEIYNFAFGWAKEKGQKSLALDTAIGMWQLLFAEKQWPLVDHWCHFLQVRHNKAIPSDTWSQLLEFVKTVDHALSNYDAEGAWPYLIDEFVEYLIENSIVQRNG
- the LOC122084373 gene encoding DCN1-like protein 2 isoform X2; its protein translation is MHKLSRGHRDKVQQFIAITGTSEKVALQALKASDWHLEGAFDIFYTQPQVKTVTDSRHLEELYNRYKDPYTDMILVDGITLLCNDLQVDPQDIVMLVLSWHMKAATMCEFSKQEFIGGLQSLGVDSLEKLRERIQYMHSELKDEQKFHEIYNFAFGWAKEKGQKSLALDTAIGMWQLLFAEKQWPLVDHWCHFLQTVDHALSNYDAEGAWPYLIDEFVEYLIENSIVQRNG